Within the Borrelia parkeri genome, the region TACTGATTCAGTTTTAAGTTCTACTGGAGGAGATCAGATCAGTTTATCTAATGATTTGGATTCACAAGGAGCTCTCTTGGATGCATCTTTGACTCAAGGTAAATTTGAGGATGAAGCTTTAAATGTTGAGACTAAAATTTATAAAATTCTTTTTTCGCCTTCACGAGGAATTTTATTTCATGGGCACAAACCAATCAATTTTTTAAAAAAATTATTAAATTTAGGAAATGGACAAGTTAGGGCTAGGATAAAAAACATTCCTGACTTGGAATTAATATCTCCTGATAATGTTTATGTTGAGTGGGAAGTCAAGCTAGAGACAGAAGAGAGTAAAAGTTCTATAGAAGATATTTTTATATTTTTGGATGGGCAGTCAAAATTTGTTGTTGAAGAAGTTGATTCATCTTATGATATACCTGAGGCCTTTGAGCTTGATTCCTTAGTAAATAATTTAGATAAAGATGTTGATAAAGTCTTCTCTAAGGAGAAACAGAATTCATCGAAAACAGAAGAGATATATAATAAAACGGTTCTTAAGGGTGGAGCTAATTTTAATGATGATACTGCTAAGAGTAAAGTAAACATTGCAAGTATTAAGGTTGATTCAAAAAAATTGGATCATTTGGTCAATCTTGTTGGTGAACTTGTTACGATTCAATCTAAGCTTTCAAAGGAAGCTGAGAGTAGTAATAATAATATTTTAAATTTAATTTCAGCTGAATTTTCTTTGCTTATTAATGAGCTTAGAGATTATACCACAGGACTTAGAACAGTTCCTATTGAGATTTTATTTGTAAAATTTCAAAGAATAGTTAAAGATTTATCTGCTCAACTTGGCAAATCAATTCGTTATCATTCACAAGGTGGTGATACTGTTCTTGATAAAAGTATTATTGAAAGATTAAATGAACCTTTAGTGCATTTAATAAGGAATGCAATTGATCATGGAATTGAACCGGCAGAAGAGAGAATAGAGGCAGGCAAAGATCCGCAAGGTGTCATTAAGCTTTCTGCGCATCAGTCAGGTGATTCTGTGATTATTATTATTGAAGATGATGGTAGAGGACTTAATAAGCGTAAAATAATTAAGAGAGCTATAGAGAAATATATAATATCTGAGGCTGTTTCAAGGACTTTATCAGATGTGGATATTTATAATTTAATTTTTGAACCAGGATTTTCAACAGCTGATGTTGTGACAAATGTATCAGGGCGTGGTGTTGGAATGGATGTTGTTAAAAAACAGGTAGAGTCTCTTAGAGGAAATGTGATTCTTGAGAGTGAATTTGGCAAATATACTCGCATAAAGTTAATTTTTCCTTTGACCTTGGCAATTATTGAAGGGTGGCTTGTGAGGGTAAAAGATGAACATTTTATTGTGCCTCTCTCTAGTGTTGAGTCTTGTCTTGAAGCTGATAAATTGATTTCTAAGGTGTGTGGGTTTGAAAATAATAGTAATGTTATGAATTATAGAGGAAGCATGATTAGCTTTATACGTTTGCGAGAATTTTTTAAAATATCTGATGAAGAGAGTGATAGTGAGCATGTTATTGTTGTTAATGCAAATAGTGGTAAAATAGGAATTGTGGTGGATGAGGTATTAGGACAACATCAGACCGTTATAAAAACTTTAGGTAAAATTTATTCTAAAGTAGAAGGAGTTTCTGGAGCTACAATACTTGGAGATGGTAGTCTAGCCTTATTAGTTGATATTGATACAATAACTAAGGTTATAAGGTAATATGCTTTAACATAATATATTTTGGGCTTTTATAATGAAAATATTGATAATTGATATTCAAGGTCTTATAAGACAGGTTTTTGTTAGGGCTTTTTCTAAGGATATAAATGTTGAGATATTAAATCCAGGTTCTAATTCTTTAAACCTTATTAATGTTTTTTTACAAAAATTTCCTGATTTGGTTATTGTTGATGAAAATGCTGCCAAGTCTCATTTTGGAAATGCGCTTAATAATGTTCTTAATAATATTTCACTTCCTGTTATTTTTATAGCAGAAGATGAAGTTTATCCAAAATTTGGCTTTCTTGAATCTAAGAGAGACAAAATTAAACTAATAATAAATAAACTTAACTTTAAACTTACAGTTAATTTATTTAGAAGTGATTATTTGGATTTAATAAAATCTGAGATCAAGAAACTGGCTGGTAATAAATTTATTGCTTCTTTTGAGACTAAGAGAATAAAAGCCCCTGATTCTTTTGCTAAGTCTGAGAGTAAAAAATCTGAAGGCAATATTTCTGGTATAACAAAAAGCTATAAGGTTGCCGATGTTATTAATGTTTCTCCTAAGAATGATCCAGATGTTATTCTGAAATATCAAGGTGTTATTAATAAAAATAAAACCGGAAAAGTTATTTTTGTTGGTTCTTCAACTGGTGGTACTGAGGCTTTAAGAGTATTTTTAAAGTTTTTTAAAAGAGACTCTCCCCCAATTGTTATTGTTCAGCATATGCCAGGGGGTTTTACAACATCTTTTGCAAAGAGTTTAAATAATGAGCTTGAAATTGATGTAAAAGAAGCTGAAGATGGAGATATTTTAAGGCCTGGTCTTGTAATAATTGCCAATGGTCATTATCATTTAATTGTGA harbors:
- a CDS encoding chemotaxis protein CheA, producing MNSSDMIDKFKDSFKEESIENISDIEHALLNIEFESGKEVINSIFRNFHTIKGSAGMFGFNLTASLVHEIETVLDPIKEGSDEFNQDTVDATLMAVDFIRELIEGDEAIDESSYKDREKILIDTIKKGFGLGVRLNTDSVLSSTGGDQISLSNDLDSQGALLDASLTQGKFEDEALNVETKIYKILFSPSRGILFHGHKPINFLKKLLNLGNGQVRARIKNIPDLELISPDNVYVEWEVKLETEESKSSIEDIFIFLDGQSKFVVEEVDSSYDIPEAFELDSLVNNLDKDVDKVFSKEKQNSSKTEEIYNKTVLKGGANFNDDTAKSKVNIASIKVDSKKLDHLVNLVGELVTIQSKLSKEAESSNNNILNLISAEFSLLINELRDYTTGLRTVPIEILFVKFQRIVKDLSAQLGKSIRYHSQGGDTVLDKSIIERLNEPLVHLIRNAIDHGIEPAEERIEAGKDPQGVIKLSAHQSGDSVIIIIEDDGRGLNKRKIIKRAIEKYIISEAVSRTLSDVDIYNLIFEPGFSTADVVTNVSGRGVGMDVVKKQVESLRGNVILESEFGKYTRIKLIFPLTLAIIEGWLVRVKDEHFIVPLSSVESCLEADKLISKVCGFENNSNVMNYRGSMISFIRLREFFKISDEESDSEHVIVVNANSGKIGIVVDEVLGQHQTVIKTLGKIYSKVEGVSGATILGDGSLALLVDIDTITKVIR
- a CDS encoding CheB methylesterase domain-containing protein, which translates into the protein MKILIIDIQGLIRQVFVRAFSKDINVEILNPGSNSLNLINVFLQKFPDLVIVDENAAKSHFGNALNNVLNNISLPVIFIAEDEVYPKFGFLESKRDKIKLIINKLNFKLTVNLFRSDYLDLIKSEIKKLAGNKFIASFETKRIKAPDSFAKSESKKSEGNISGITKSYKVADVINVSPKNDPDVILKYQGVINKNKTGKVIFVGSSTGGTEALRVFLKFFKRDSPPIVIVQHMPGGFTTSFAKSLNNELEIDVKEAEDGDILRPGLVIIANGHYHLIVKYANGNYFVNLLDGPLVSRHKPSVNVLFRSAAMYAGENAIGVMLTGMGDDGACCMLEMKRSGAYNIAQDQVTSVVFGMPMEAIKIGAVDKVLPLNKISEYILRRS